A genomic window from Salvia miltiorrhiza cultivar Shanhuang (shh) chromosome 5, IMPLAD_Smil_shh, whole genome shotgun sequence includes:
- the LOC130986043 gene encoding porphobilinogen deaminase, chloroplastic translates to MEIAAVALPTVNPAQFRPLSANFAAGSVSALGFSPSTSRKSSLARARTLLIRASLAVEQQAETKAAVIRIGTRGSPLALAQAYETRDKLIGSHPQLAESGAIQIVVIKTTGDKILTQPLADIGGKGLFTKEIDEALINSDIDIAVHSMKDVPTYLPKNTMIPCNLPREDVRDAFICLTAASLAELPAGSTVGTASLRRKSQLLNRYPSLKVLENFRGNVQTRLKKLNEGVVQATLLALAGLKRLNMTENVTSILSIDDMLPAVAQGAIGIACRSDDEKMATYLAALNHEDTRLAVACERAFLEKLDGSCRTPIAGYACRDEDGNCIFRGLVASPDGIQVLETSRRGPYAFDDMVKMGKDAGEELLSQAGPNFFDR, encoded by the exons ATGGAGATTGCCGCCGTAGCCTTACCAACTGTTAATCCAGCTCAATTTAGGCCTCTTTCAGCTAATTTCGCCGCCGGCTCAGTTTCAGCTCTCGGTTTCTCTCCCTCCACCAGTCGGAAATCTTCGCTCGCGCGAGCCAGGACTTTGCTTATTAGGGCTTCCCTTGCTGTCGAGCAGCAGGCCGAGACTAAAGCTGCCGTGATCAGAATCGGAACTAGGGGGAG TCCACTGGCCCTCGCCCAAGCTTATGAAACTCGAGATAAGTTGATTGGGTCGCATCCTCAGTTAGCTGAATCgggagcaattcaaattgtgGTCATCAAGACAACTGGGGACAAAATTCTAACTCAGCCACTTGCAGATATTGGTGGAAAGGGTTTATTCACTAAAGAGATAGATGAGGCACTCATTAACAGTGATATCGATATAGCTGTCCACTCGATGAAAGATGTCCCCACATATCTTCCCAAAAACACAATGATACCTTGCAATCTCCCAAGGGAGGATGTCCGGGATGCTTTTATTTGCTTGACTGCGGCATCTCTGGCTGAGCTTCCTGCAGGAAGCACTGTGGGCACAGCTTCGCTGAGAAGGAAGTCACAACTTCTTAATAGATATCCATCACTTAAG GTACTGGAGAATTTTCGAGGTAATGTACAGACAagattgaaaaaattaaatgaaggGGTGGTCCAAGCAACATTATTGGCATTAGCTGGATTGAAGCGCCTAAACATGACAGAAAATGTTACATCCATTCTATCCATTGATGACATGCTCCCTGCTGTAGCTCAAGGGGCTATAGGAATTGCATGTAGAAGTGATGATGAAAAGATG GCTACTTATTTGGCAGCCTTGAATCATGAGGATACCAGATTAGCAGTTGCGTGTGAGAGAGCATTCCTAGAGAAATTGGATGGATCTTGCCGTACTCCAATAGCTGGGTACGCCTGTCGTGATGAGGATGGAAACTGTATTTTCAGAGGACTGGTGGCATCTCCTGATGGAATCCAAG TACTTGAGACCTCTAGAAGAGGTCCTTATGCTTTTGATGATATGGTAAAGATGGGTAAAGATGCTGGTGAGGAGCTTCTTTCTCAAGCTGGTCCTAATTTCTTTGACCGATGA
- the LOC131025517 gene encoding uncharacterized protein LOC131025517: MNTRSKNLPLVDFDPEIEATCRHNNSQTTKAKLDHMATAEEVRALREQLQALMDAQKTVAEQKQPPIDEVFTPLYQYQEPPRVNANNFELRTGLITMVQQNQYGGSAVEDPNVHLRQFLELCSTIKMNGVADDIIRLRLFPFSLRDKAKSWYHTLQLSANPAWEDVAHLFLRKFHPPSLTLKLKMDIVQDFSRHVLQCLRRAHEDVYGHSSWRLPTQEGKFGSNGDHRKYGSYQLSMAVREGAAEESCCSIQLRSPDDDLDLAGRAELKNFSNRGQQSGYNRGQQYQQGGRSHLNLSYGNPNNAIQPPPGFSVTNGVINEEKKPNLEELLMKFMSKSEERMEKLESNAVAVGSQMKMFETQLGQLANAFTNLHQQGQFPSYTTVNPKERCKAINLRSGTTYEGPKMPEDEIVSPVDEKEAEEVTVERHQKERVKQQFSKFLEIFKKFHINLPLVEALQEMPQYAKFLKDIISRKKRLGEFETVNLNEECSAILQKKLPAKFKDRGSFTISCIIGGQQFGKALCDLGASINLMPLSIFQQLAIGEMKPTSIALQMADRSVTYPRGIVEDVLVKVNEFIFPADFVVLDFEEDKTISLILGRPFLATGRALIDVANGELTLRSSIVSLRRIILKRMDKPS; the protein is encoded by the exons atgaacacaagatctaaaAATTTACCTTTAGTAGATTTTGATCCGGAAATTGAAGCTACGTGCCGCCATAACAACAGCCAGACGACCAAAGCCAAGTTGGATCACATGGCTACTGCGGAAGAAGTCCGTGCTTTGAGAGAGCAGTTGCAGGCGTTGATGGATGCTCAGAAAACTGTTGCTGAGCAGAAACAACCGCCTATTGATGAGGTATTTACTCCACTGTACCAGTACCAAGAGCCGCCCAGAGTCAACGCAAATAATTTCGAGCTAAGGACTGGGCTGATTACCATGGTACAACAGAACCAATATGGAGGTAGTGCCGTAGAGGATCCCAACGTGCACTTGAGACAGTTTCTGGAGTTGTGCAGTACTATAAAGATGAACGGCGTAGCAGATGATATCATTCGCCTTCGTCTATTccccttttcactgcgggacAAGGCTAAGTCATGGTACCACACTCTGCAATTGAGTGCAAATCCTGCATGGGAAGATGTGGCACACCTATTTCTGCGAAAGTTTCACCCTCCTAGTCTCACTTTGAAGCTGAAGATGGATATCGTTCA GGACTTTAGtcgtcatgttctacaatgcttgcgGAGAGCGCACGAGGATGTTTATGGACACAGCAGCTGGAGGCTCCCTACTCAAGAAGGGAAGTTCGGAAGCAATGGAGATCATAGAAAGTATGGCAGCTACCAGCTATCAATGGCCGTCCGAGAGGGTGCAgctgaagaaagttgctgcagCATTCAGCTCAGATCCCCTGACGATGATCTCGACTTagctggcagagctgagctCAAAAATTTCAGCAAT CGTGGACAGCAGAGCGGCTACAATAGAGGACAACAATATCAGCAAGGAGGTCGCTCACACCTGAATTTGTCATAcgggaatcccaacaatgcaattcaacctccaccaggcttctcggtTACCAACGGAGTGataaatgaagagaagaagccgaATCTTGAGGAGTTGCTAATGAAGTTCATGTCCAAGTCCGAAGAGAGGATGGAGAAGTTGGAGTCCAATGCTGTTGCTGTGGGGAGCcagatgaagatgttcgagacccaattgggtcaactGGCCAATGCTTTTACAAATCTACACCAACAAGGTCAGTTTCCGAGCTATACAACTGTTAATCCCAAGGAGCGTTGCAAGGCAATCAATTTGAGGAGTGGAACTACTTATGAGGGACCCAAGATGCCTGAGGACGAGATCGTGTCGCCGGTTGATGAGAAagaagctgaggaggtcaccgttgag CGTCATCAGAAAGAGAGGGTGAAACAGCAGTTCTCCAAGTTTTTGGAGATCTTCAAGAAGTTTCacatcaatcttccattggtGGAGGCGCTGCAGGAGATGCCACAGTATGCGAAATTCTTGAAGGACATCATCTCGAGAAAGAAAAGGTTGGGAGAatttgagacggtgaatctcaatgaggAGTGTAGTGCGATCTTGCAGAAGAAGCTCCCAGCTAAGTTTAAAGATCGAGGCAGCTTCACTATTTCCTGCATCATTGGAGGCCAGCAGTTTGGGAAGGCGCTTTGCGATTTGGGGGCAAGCATTAATCTCATGCCCTTATCTATTTTCCAACAGTTGGCTATTGGAGAGATGAAGCCGACGTCGATCGCgttgcagatggcagataggTCGGTGACATATCCACGGGGGATAGTGGAAGACGTGTTGGTGAAGGTCAACGAGTTCATATTCCCAGCTGACTTTGTGGTGTTGGATTTTGAGGAGGACAAGACCATCTCGTTGATCCTAGGGAGACCGTTCTTGGCCACAGGGAGAGCCTTGATAGATGTGGCTAATGGGGAGCTCACTTTGAGATCAAGCATCGTGTCACTACGGCGTATCATCCTCAAGCGAATGGACAAACCGAGCTAG
- the LOC130986042 gene encoding elongation factor 2 encodes MVKFTADELRAIMDHKHNIRNMSVIAHVDHGKSTLTDSLVAAAGIIAQEVAGDVRMTDTRADEAERGITIKSTGISLYYQMTDESLKSYKGERHLNDYLINLIDSPGHVDFSSEVTAALRITDGALVVVDCVEGVCVQTETVLRQALGERIRPVLTVNKMDRCFLELQVDGEEAYQTFQRVIENANVIMATYEDPLLGDVQVYPEKGTVAFSAGLHGWAFTLTNFAKMYAAKFGVDESKMMERLWGENFFDPATKKWTAKNTGSATCKRGFVQFCYEPIKQIINTCMNDQKDKLWPMLQKLGITMKSEEKDLMGKALMKRVMQTWLPASSALLEMMIFHLPSPATAQKYRVENLYEGPLDDQYATAIRNCDPNGPLMLYVSKMIPASDKGRFFAFGRVFAGKVSTGLKVRIMGPNYVPGEKKDLYTKSVQRTVIWMGKKQETVEDVPCGNTVALVGLDQFITKNATLTNEKEVDAHPIKAMKFSVSPVVRVAVQCKVASDLPKLVEGLKRLAKSDPMVVCTIEESGEHIVAGAGELHLEICLKDLQDDFMGGAEIIKSDPVVSFRETVLERSCRTVMSKSPNKHNRLYMEARPMEEGLAEAIDDGRIGPRDDPKVRSKILAEEFGWDKELAKKIWCFGPETTGPNMVVDMCKGVQYLNEIKDSVVAGFQWASKEGALAEENMRGICFEVCDVVLHADAIHRGGGQVIPTARRVIYASQITAKPRLLEPVYLVEIQAPEQALGGIYSVLNQKRGHVFEEMQRPGTPLYNIKAYLPVIESFGFSSTLRASTSGQAFPQCVFDHWEMMASDPLEAGTQASTLVADIRKRKGLKEQMTPLSEFEDRL; translated from the exons ATG GTGAAGTTCACAGCAGATGAGCTCCGTGCAATTATGGACCACAAGCATAACATTCGTAACATGTCTGTTATTGCCCATGTTGATCATG GGAAGTCCACTCTTACAGATTCTCTTGTTGCCGCTGCTGGAATTATCGCCCAAGAGGTTGCTGGGGATGTTAGAATGACAGACACTAGAGCTGATGAGGCCGAACGCGGCATCACTATCAAGTCAACTGGTATCTCATTGTATTATCAAATGACCGATGAGTCCTTGAAGAGCTATAAGGGAGAACGGCACCTCAATGATTACCTCATCAATCTTATTGATTCACCTGGGCACGTTGACTTCTCTTCTGAAGTGACAGCTGCTCTTCGCATTACAGATGGTGCTCTTGTCGTGGTGGACTGTGTTGAAGGTGTGTGCGTCCAGACCGAGACTGTCCTTCGACAAGCACTTGGTGAAAGAATTAGGCCTGTTTTGACTGTTAACAAGATGGACAGGTGTTTCCTGGAACTCCAAGTGGATGGAGAGGAAGCTTACCAGACATTTCAGAGGGTGATTGAAAACGCAAATGTCATCATGGCCACATATGAAGATCCCTTACTTGGTGATGTTCAGGTTTACCCAGAGAAAGGAACTGTTGCCTTTTCTGCTGGTCTGCACGGTTGGGCTTTTACTTTGACAAACTTCGCTAAGATGTACGCAGCCAAGTTTGGTGTTGATGAGTCCAAGATGATGGAAAGGCTTTGGGGAGAGAATTTCTTTGACCCAGCTACCAAGAAGTGGACTGCCAAGAATACTGGATCCGCCACCTGCAAGCGTGGTTTTGTTCAGTTCTGTTATGAACCCATCAAACAGATCATCAACACTTGCATGAACGACCAGAAAGACAAGTTGTGGCCAATGTTGCAGAAGCTTGGCATAACGATGAAGTCTGAGGAGAAGGATTTGATGGGAAAAGCTTTGATGAAGCGTGTCATGCAAACATGGCTTCCTGCCAGCTCTGCCCTCTTGGAAATGATGATATTCCATCTTCCCTCACCAGCTACAGCTCAAAAGTATCGTGTTGAGAACCTGTACGAGGGACCTCTGGATGATCAGTATGCAACTGCTATCAGGAACTGTGATCCTAATGGTCCTCTCATGCTCTATGTGTCTAAGATGATTCCAGCTTCTGACAAGGGTAGGTTCTTTGCTTTCGGCCGTGTGTTTGCTGGAAAAGTCTCAACGGGTTTGAAGGTCCGAATCATGGGCCCGAACTATGTTCCTGGTGAGAAAAAGGACTTGTATACCAAGAGCGTCCAGAGAACTGTCATCTGGATGGGTAAGAAGCAGGAAACAGTGGAAGATGTACCTTGCGGAAACACGGTTGCTTTGGTTGGGCTCGATCAGTTTATTACCAAGAATGCTACCCTGACTAACGAGAAAGAAGTTGATGCTCATCCCATCAAAGCCATGAAGTTCTCAGTCTCACCTGTTGTTCGAGTTGCTGTGCAGTGCAAGGTTGCATCTGACCTACCAAAGCTTGTTGAAGGTTTGAAGCGTTTGGCCAAGTCTGATCCCATGGTTGTCTGTACTATTGAGGAATCTGGCGAGCATATTGTTGCTGGTGCTGGGGAGTTGCACCTTGAGATCTGTTTGAAGGACTTGCAGGATGATTTTATGGGCGGTGCTGAGATTATAAAATCGGATCCAGTGGTTTCCTTCCGTGAGACGGTCCTGGAGAGGTCCTGCCGTACCGTGATGAGCAAATCACCTAACAAGCACAACCGTCTGTACATGGAAGCCAGACCGATGGAAGAGGGGCTTGCTGAGGCCATTGATGATGGGCGCATTGGTCCTAGGGATGATCCCAAGGTTCGGTCGAAGATCTTGGCAGAGGAGTTTGGCTGGGACAAAGAACTGGCTAAGAAAATTTGGTGCTTTGGTCCTGAAACTACTGGTCCCAACATGGTTGTGGATATGTGTAAGGGAGTCCAATACCTGAACGAAATCAAGGATTCTGTAGTTGCCGGTTTCCAGTGGGCGTCTAAGGAAGGGGCGTTGGCTGAAGAAAACATGCGAGGCATTTGCTTTGAGGTTTGTGATGTGGTTCTTCATGCTGATGCTATTCACAGAGGTGGTGGACAGGTCATTCCCACTGCTAGGAGGGTCATCTACGCCTCCCAGATTACAGCCAAGCCTCGCCTTTTGGAACCTGTGTACCTTGTTGAGATCCAAGCGCCGGAGCAAGCTCTTGGTGGAATTTACAGTGTGCTGAATCAGAAGCGTGGTCACGTGTTTGAAGAAATGCAGAGGCCGGGCACCCCTCTCTACAACATCAAGGCTTACCTTCCCGTCATTGAATCCTTTGGTTTCTCAAGTACTTTGAGAGCTTCAACCTCGGGTCAGGCGTTCCCCCAGTGCGTGTTTGATCATTGGGAGATGATGGCTTCCGATCCTCTTGAAGCGGGAACCCAGGCTTCTacccttgttgctgatattcgCAAGAGAAAGGGTTTGAAGGAGCAGATGACACCTCTCTCTGAGTTCGAGGACAGGCTGTGA